CCGTTGCCCCCGGACTCCGGATAGTGCGGTATCTCAGCGGGGCTTTCGACCATAGGGCAGAAAAGGAAACCTATCGCTGGGCTGTTAATACAGGCATGGTAATGCACATCCCGAACAGCACGTACAGACAGTTCGGAGATCGTAGAGGGCCGCTGGTTTTTATGATTGAATCGGCTCTTGATCTGATGATAAGCCGGAATTTTTATATAACCGGACGGGGCTACACTTCTTTTATCGGGGATGCAGGCGGCTATCAGATCGGGTTGCTGGGCCCTGGCTTTGTGCACACCCTGCCCAATAAATGGCAGGTAAAAGCTGAAGTGTATATAGGCGCGGGAGGCGGTGCGCGTGTTGATACGCAGGGCGGACTCCTGACCGGTATGCGAGCGGAGCTTGGTGTGCCTGTTTGGCGGTCGCTTCACCTGACGGCTGGTGCCGGAACACTCACGCCGGTGCTTGGCAGGGGTATGAATCCCATCACCCTGCATACCGGCTTATCTGTTCCGTTCAGGACATATCATTGAAGGGAGCGGCAGAAACGTGCGCCTTAATTATTGGACCGCTTGGCTTCATCTACGGAGCCTTCTACGTGCATGCCCAGTGACATGGCGGTATGCTCGATGAGCTCGCGGCGGTAGGGCAGAATCTCTTCGGGCTTTTCTGATACATAGGCTTCAATCACCCGGTTGTTGAGGATAAAGGCAGCGGTGTTTTCACCGTACTCCCGGCCAATTTGCTGCTTTACAGGATTGAAGACTTCCTGCTTGAGGTGCCGGATGATATTCTGATACCGCTTGATGGAGGCAAGTTTTTCTTTGGAAAGCTTTTTCTCAGCCGGCTTCATGTCTGACAATCCCAGCTCTCTTGCTTCTTCAAGAGAATCTTCAACGAGCAACTGCGCTTCGTAGCCAGCGTTTTTGTTTCGCAGGGAAGGATGAACCCCCCTTTCCTGGTGCCAGACTTCTACGTAGCCGGGTTTGGTGGCAACAGCTCTCAGGAATGACTTGTCGATGACTTTGTAAGACGGCATGTTTTTTTTCTGTGCGATTTTTTCCCGGAATTCAATCAGCCGTGTGTACAGGTGCCAGGCCATTTCAGACATCCCTTTTCGGTCTTTGTCCTTGAGATAATCAACTTCACCTGTACCGGCAAAATCTTCTGTTTCCCAGACCTGATTTTCTTCTAAAATCCAGCTTGTAACGCCTTTTTTTTCGGCCTGATCCATCAGCTGTTCCCGTAATTCGGGCAGGAACATGACATCTTCAGCGGCATATTGCTTCTGATGTCCCGTCAGCGGGCGTTTGTACCAGTTACTCATTTGGGCCGCTTTGCCGGTCCGTACGCCAAGAACTTCTATCAGAAGCTGGGTCAGCGACATGGGCTGGTAGTTTAGCAAATTTGCGGCGAGGCTGAGGTCGAGCACGTTTTTGGGGTAACAGCCAAGGGTATGTAACAGCCGGATGTCTTCGCCGAAGGCAAAACAGGTTTTTGGGATTTTGGGGTTTTCAAGCGGCTGAAAAGTGCGGTCGATCTCGATATCGTCGGAAAGCGGATCCACAAGATAACAGGTGGAGTCTGCCATAACCTGCATGAGGCATAAATTGAAGCCATAGCGGTAATAGTTTTTGTCGAATTCGAGATCGATAGAGATTTCCGGGGCTGCGTGAAGGTGTTCAACAGCGGTGTTAAGTTCCTGCGGGGTTGCGGTGTAGCGAATCATAAATTTATTTTTGAGCATGCGCGCACTGTCTGAGCGGCGGCCATACAAGTCATTTGGGTATTATGAATTTAAAAAAGAAGCCTGGGCGGAAAGTTCCGGTTTTAATGATCTGTGAGGACGGAGGGTGTACTTTATGAAACAGTTTATTCGGGCAAAATGACTGTTTTGCCTGCACGATCAGGATCTCCTGGAACAGATGTGGTTCAATCTCGCCGGGCTGCTCTTGCTAATGCTGCCCCCTTTTGTCGCGGATGTAAATGTGCCGCACATTGGAGCCTTTGGGCTGGCGCTCGTCAAATTCGAAGAGCTTGAGGTCTTTGAGTAAGGGGGTGAGTTTGGTGAAGCCGTAGTTGCGGGGGTCAAAAGAGGGTTCCTTTTTCAGAATCATGTTCCCGACTTCGCCAAGAAATGCCCAGCCATCTTCATCAGCTACATCTGAAACGCTGAGCCGCAGCATTTTTTTGATGTGCCGTTCTACTGGTGTTTTCCGCTTCTTTTTGGCAGTGCTACGGCTGCTTTTGCTTTTTTGTGAAGTATCGTTTTCGGTGCTGCTGCTGCCGGATTTTTGGGCTGCACTGCTGTCTGAGGAACCGGAATCGTCGTCATCGTCCTGATCGGAGCTGTCGGCGAGCACTTCAATAAAGAGGAACCGGTCGCAGGCTGTGATAAAAGGTTTGGGCGTTTTCTTTTCTCCCATGCCGATTACGCGCATGCCCGCTTCGCGCAGACGTGTGGCCAGCCGGGTGAAGTCGCTGTCGCTTGATACGATGCAGAAGCCATCAACCTTGCCGGAATAGAGGATGTCCATGGCGTCGATAATCAGCGCTGAATCCGTCGCATTTTTCCCCTTGGTGTAGCTGTACTGCTGAATGGGCGTGATGGCGTAATCAAGAAGGACGTTTTTCCAGCCCGCGAGGTTGGGTTGGGTCCAGTCGCCGTAAATTCTTTTGAAGGTTGGCGTACCATAGCGGGTTATTTCCACCATCATATTATTGATGTGGTTGTAGGAAATATTGTCTGCGTCGATTAGTACGGCAAGCCTGAGGTCGCTCAGGTTTCGGAGGGCCTGCATGGATGGTTCGCTGCTGTGAGGATTCATACCTGACGGACTTTTTTAACAATACGCGGGGTCAACATCCACCGGATAATGGCGTGATCGGCTCCCGCCTGCTTCCAGCTGCGCAGGTTCATGGTGAGGCACAGAAGCGTTCCGGTTGCGACATGTACAAGCTCATCGAGCCGGTGCCCGGAAACCAGGAATTCCGTTGTATCCTGTATAGAGGGGTTGTGGCCAACGATGAGGAGGTTATCGAAGGTGTCAGGCGTTTCTTTAATGACTTCCATATAAGCGCTGCGTCCGCTTTCATAGAGATTTTCATTCCAGTCGATGGCACCGCGGCGCGCTTCACTCCAATGCTGAATCAGGGGCTCTA
This genomic stretch from Cyclonatronum proteinivorum harbors:
- a CDS encoding ribonuclease D — protein: MLKNKFMIRYTATPQELNTAVEHLHAAPEISIDLEFDKNYYRYGFNLCLMQVMADSTCYLVDPLSDDIEIDRTFQPLENPKIPKTCFAFGEDIRLLHTLGCYPKNVLDLSLAANLLNYQPMSLTQLLIEVLGVRTGKAAQMSNWYKRPLTGHQKQYAAEDVMFLPELREQLMDQAEKKGVTSWILEENQVWETEDFAGTGEVDYLKDKDRKGMSEMAWHLYTRLIEFREKIAQKKNMPSYKVIDKSFLRAVATKPGYVEVWHQERGVHPSLRNKNAGYEAQLLVEDSLEEARELGLSDMKPAEKKLSKEKLASIKRYQNIIRHLKQEVFNPVKQQIGREYGENTAAFILNNRVIEAYVSEKPEEILPYRRELIEHTAMSLGMHVEGSVDEAKRSNN
- a CDS encoding NYN domain-containing protein is translated as MNPHSSEPSMQALRNLSDLRLAVLIDADNISYNHINNMMVEITRYGTPTFKRIYGDWTQPNLAGWKNVLLDYAITPIQQYSYTKGKNATDSALIIDAMDILYSGKVDGFCIVSSDSDFTRLATRLREAGMRVIGMGEKKTPKPFITACDRFLFIEVLADSSDQDDDDDSGSSDSSAAQKSGSSSTENDTSQKSKSSRSTAKKKRKTPVERHIKKMLRLSVSDVADEDGWAFLGEVGNMILKKEPSFDPRNYGFTKLTPLLKDLKLFEFDERQPKGSNVRHIYIRDKRGQH
- a CDS encoding SixA phosphatase family protein, producing the protein MKTLYLFRHCKSDWSADFQRDFDRPLNERGRGDAPMMCDILRSVLSPSETCIASSPSVRTRQTIEPLIQHWSEARRGAIDWNENLYESGRSAYMEVIKETPDTFDNLLIVGHNPSIQDTTEFLVSGHRLDELVHVATGTLLCLTMNLRSWKQAGADHAIIRWMLTPRIVKKVRQV